GCGTGTTCGCTTCGGCCGTCTCCGGTCTCGCCGTTCCCGGTTCCGTCCGCTCGGCGGCGGAAGGAGAGGACGGTGACGGGGACGACGGCTTCCTCGCCGATGCCCTGGAAGAAGTCTTCGAGCTCGCGGTTTCCCTCGGCGATGTGACCGATGAACCCGCGGAGGAAGTCGAGGCCGGAGACGCCGAGGCTCTGTCGCCACGGGTGGTCGACGACGCGGAGGAAGCCGTAGGCGACGAGGCCGTAGAGGACGCTCATCCCGACGATGAGCGCGAAGTCGCTCGGCGTGAAGATGTACTGGATCTCCGTCGGAGCCTGACTCGGCCGGTTGAGGTAGGCGTTGAGGATGGGGCCGCCGATGGAGAGGAAGTTCATCGTCCCGGAGTAGACGAAGAGGAGGACGGCGGCGGTGAGCGTCTGGATGCTCGCCGGGATGGTGGCGAGGATACTGTTCCGGGAGACGGCGAGCACGACGAGGAGGCGGACGGCGAAGACGAGCGCGAGCGCCGCGGTGAGGACGTCGAAGACGAACTGCTGGCTGAGCGGCGTCAACACGGTGATGACGCCGGCAGCGAGCAGGAGGGAGACGACGATTCCCTCGCAGATGAGCGCGAGGAGGCTGGAGCGGTTGTAGGTGAGTTGGCCGTCGAGCCAGCGGTCCACGGGCGTAGTGGCGAGGCTGGCGACGACCGTCGGAACGCCGATGAAGAAGACGCCCTGCCAGGCGTCCTCGAAGATGTACGTCGAGTCGAAGGCGACGACGCCGGTGAGCGCGGCGACGAGGAGGCTGAACGCGACGCTCACGTACCAGTTCGGCGCGCGGAAGATGAACTTCGAGAGCGATGCGAGGTCCCCCTGACTCTGCGTCATCTGTCGCAGATGTCGATGAAGTTCTCGAAGACTTCCTCGCCGCGCTCCGTGTGAGCGACCTCGGGGTGGAACTGGACGCCGTAGAGGTCGCGGTCCGTGTCGCTCATCGCTTCGACGCCGCAGATGTCGCTCGACGCAGTGATCGCGAAGCCGTCCGGCACGTCGACGACTTCGTCGGCGTGACTCGCCCACACCCGCGTCTCCGGGGCGAGCGACCCGAGGAGCGGGTCGCCCGCGTCCTCGATATCGATGGTGACGTCGGCGTAGCCGCCGTAGTCGCCGGATTCGACCTCGCCGCCGAGCGCGGCCGCGATGACCTGGTGGCCGAGACAGACCCCCAGCACGGGGCCGTCGAAGTCGACGTACTCGGCGCTCTTCCCGGCGCGGTCGATGTCCGGGCCGCCGGAGAGGACGACGCCGTCGGCGTCGACGTCCTCGGGCGGTGTGTCGTTGTCGACGAGTTCGACGTCCACGCCGAGGTCGCGGAGCGTTCGGTGCTCGAGATGCGTGAACTGGCCGTGGTTGTCCACGACGACGATACGGGTCATGCTCCCCCGTAGTGGCCGGTCGAGTAAAAAGGGACCCGATAGGCGCTACCGTCCGCCTTCACCGGATACGCGGCCGTCTCCCGGGCATCTACCGGTGGAGACGCGGGACGCGACGCCGGCCGAATCCGCCGGTATCACTCCTCGCTCCGGTCCGCCGCCGTCTCGAACCCGAGTTCGTCGAGCTCCTCGCTCCGCCGACCCTCCGCCTCGGCGAGCGCCTCCGGGTCCGGGCTCGCGTCGTCGTCCACGCGCGCCCACGACCCGTGGACTTTCGCGTGACACCACCGGCAGAGGAAGACCGTGATCTCGTGGGCGAGTTCGCCCTCGCCCGCGTCGCTCGCGGCTTCGCCGCTCGCGTGTTCCGCGGACTCCTCGACGGGGTGTCGCTCGCCCGCGTCGCTCGCGGCTTCGCCGCTCGCGTGTTCCGCGGACTTACTTCGTTCGTCCGCGTACGCAAGATGGTGTTCTTCGAGAAGCGGCCGGTCGTCGGTGTGGGCGTTCCGGCGTTCTTGGAGGCCGCAGCGCGCGCACTCGCGACTCGACCCCGTGGAGCGGTAGTGGGGGCACTCGCGCCACGCGCACTCGTCGTTCGCGGCGGGACACCGGAAGTCGTCGCGGCGGCGTTCGGCGGCGAACGCGCGGTCGTGCTCGGGGTGGTCGAAGGCGTATCGGCACTTCCCGTCGTCGGTGACGTGGTCGCAGACGCCCGCGTGCGCGTAGGGGTCGTCGACGCCCACGGCGGTCCCGGTCGGCGTCTTCTTCACGGTCTCGTTGTCGGTCTCCCGGGGGAAAACCCTACCCTTCGTCGGGTCGACTGGCCGAGTATGAAGTCGTACGAGCGCGCTCAGCTGCTAGAGCGCGTCGAACGGGACGGCGCGAGTGTCGGCGTCTCGATGCCCGACGAAGTCGAACTCGACGGCGAGCCGTTCGCGCTGCGGGAGTTCGTCTTCGAGATTAAGCGCCTCGACGGCCTCCCGGCGGAGAAACAGGCGGAGCTGCAGGCGGTGAAACGCCGACTTCGCAGGGCGCGCCGCGAGCGCGAGGAAGAACTGGAAGAGGGAGACATCTCCTACGCCGAGGGCGAGCAGCTCGTCGAGGAGGTTCTCGGGCTCTCCCGCGCGCTGAACGCGCTGGAGTCGCTCGGCGGACCCGGTATCGAGGCGGAGGCGCGCGCGAGCGAGACGGCCGACCAGAAGCGCTGGCGGAGCTTCCTCGGCGACGTGCTCGGCTGGGACGACCGGAGGTCGCGTCGATGAGCCAGAACGCCGAAATCGCCGCCGTCCTCGACGAGATCGCGGACTACTACGAGGCGACGGGCGACGACTACCGCCCGCAGACCTACCGGCGCGCGGCGAACTCCGTTCGCGACCACCCCGACCCCGTCGAGGACCTCGCCGAAGAGGGCGTAGACGCCGTCACCCAACTCGACGCCGTCGGCGACTCCATCGGCGAGAAAATCGTCGAATACGTCCGAACCGGCTCTGTCGAGAAACTCGAGGACCTCCGCGAAGACCTCCCCGTCGAGATGGCGGAACTCCAGCGCGTCGAGGGCGTCGGGCCGAAAACCATCAAGAAACTCTACGACGCGCTCGGCGTGACGGATCTCGACGACCTCGAAGCGGCCGCGGAGAACCACGAGATTCGTGAGCTCGACGGGTTCGGCGCGAAGTCTGAGGAGAACATCCGTAACCACATCGAGTTCGCTCGGTCCGTGCAGGGCCGCCAGCGCCTCGGCGACGGCCGCCCGGTCGCCGAAGAGGTCGAGGAGACCGTGCTGGGGTTCGACGCGGTCGACCGCGCGGAAGTCGCGGGGTCGACGCGGCGGTGGCGCGAGACCATCGGCGACGTGGACGTTCTCGCGTCCAGCGACGACGGCGACGCGGTCGCCGAGTCGCTCGAAGATTGGGAGCGCGTGGACGAGGTCATCGAGTCGGGCGAGACGAAGACGAGCGTTCGCGTCGCGGGCCTCCGCGTGGACGTCCGCGTCGTCGTCGACGACGAGTTCGGCTCCGCCCTCCAGTACTTCACGGGGTCGAAAGACCACAACATCACCCTCCGGAACTACGCCATCGACCAGGGGAAGAAGGTGAACGAGTACGGCGTCTTCGACGTTCGCAGGAGCGGAGCTCCTGCGGTCCAATCAGAAGCTGACGCTTCCGATGACGTGAGCGACGTCGACGACCCCGATTCGGGCCAGCGCGTCGGCGACCTGCTCGCCTCGAAGACGGAGGAAGCCGTCTACGACGCGCTCGGCCTCCCGTTCGTTCCGCCCGAACTCCGCGAGGACCGCGGGGAAGTGCAGGCCGCCGCCGCCGACGCCCTGCCGGACCTCGTGAACGAACCGGACGTCCGCGGCGACCTCCACACGCACACGGACTGGTCGGACGGCGACGACTCGCTCGAAACCATGCTCGACGCCGCCGAGTCGCGCGGGTTCGACTACTACGCCGTCACCGACCACGCCGAGGGGCCGGGCGTCTTCGGCGACTCCGGGCTGAGCGACGACGACCTCCGCGAGCAGTTCGAGGTCGTCCGCGACGCGGCCGACGACTACGACTTCACGGTCTTCACGGGCGTGGAGGCGAACGTCGCCGCCGACGGCACAGTCGGCGACGTGAGCGACGACGTGCTCGCCGCCGCCGACCTCGTCGTCGCCTCGCCGCACTCCGGGCTGGGCGACGACGGCGGCGACCAGACCGACCGCCTCGTCCGAGCCGTCGAACACCCCTCGGTGGATATTCTCGGCCACCCCTCCGGCCGCCTCATCAACGACCGGCCGGCGATGGAGTTCGACGCGAGCGAGCTCGCCGCCGCCGCCGCGGACGCCGACACGGCCCTAGAGGTGAACGCGAACCCCGCGCGCCTCGACCTCTGGGGGAGCGCCGTCCAGGCCGCCGTCGACGCCGGCGCGACCGTCGCCATCGACACGGACGCCCACAGCCCCGTCGAGTTCGACCACGTCACCTACGGCGTCCACACCGCCATGCGCGGCTGGGCCGAACCCGCCGACGTCCTCAACACGTGGACCGTCGACGACGTGCAGGCCTTCCTCCACTGATGGCGAATCACGCCTACACTCCCGAGGAGACGCGCGTCCTCCTCGACGTGATGTTGGGGTCGCTCGCCCGCCGCCTCCGCATGCTCGGCTACGACGCCGCCTACGCCCTCGACAGAGACGTGGAGGCCGACGACGCCATCCACGACCTCGCCCGCGAGGAGAGCCGCGTGCTCCTCACCCGCGACCGCGACCTCGCCGAGCGAACACCCGAGAGCGTCCTCCTCACCGAACAAGACGTCGACGACCAGCTCGCGGAACTCCGCGACGCCGGGTTCGAGCTCGCCCTCGACGAACCCGCGCGGTGTGCGACCTGCAACGGGCTCCTAGAGGAAGTCGACCCTGAGACCGCGCCCGAGCACGCGCCCGCCGACGTCGACCGGCTCTGGGCGTGCACGGCCTGCGGCCAGCACTACTGGAAGGGAAGCCACTGGACAGATGTCGGAGAACGACTCGAAGAAACGCGGTAGCAGCGCTTAGAGGCGGTCGCGGCCCTGACGGCGGCGCTCGCTCGCGCCGTCGTTGCTCGCCCACTCCGAACAGGCCTCCACGTCGTCCATGAGTTCGTCGTGGAGACCGCAGTACGGCTGGAGGCCCTCGTCGGTCCGGACGTAGTCGAAGTGCGCGCAGTTCCCGCAGTACCGGTCCGGACCGGGACCGCCCGACGCCGACTCCCCCGCAGCATCCGTCGAACCCGCTGCACTCGCTGTATCCGCTGGACCCGCCGAACCCGCTGCATCTGTCGAATCTGTCGAGCGCGACGGTTCGGGCGACGTCGTGGACGCCGCGGGCGTCGAAGTCGAGGCGTTCTGCGCGTCGGGGGTGCCGGGCGTGCGGAGCGTTTCGGTGCTGCCGCCGTCGGTGGACGGCGTGCTCGCGTGGTGGTCGTCGACGTCGTCCATGTCGCCGAAGACGCCGACGCCGCCGAAGGAGCCGCCGGAGAGGGCGGCGCGGGCGTCGTCGATGTTCTCCTCGGCGACTTCGACGGTGTGGGTTTCGCCGTCCCTGGTGAACGTCATCGTGACGGTACCGCCCGGAGTGTTGCGGCGTTTGAAGGTCGCGATGGCGGTGAAGAGACACCACATGACGGTCATGATGCCGACGGCGTAGACGGCGATGAGGGCGACGACGCCGCTGGAGGGGATGCCGAGGCCGCTGAACCAGTCGTAGGGGTAGACGGCGCGGAAGATGGCGACGCCGGCGAGGGTGAGGACGCCGCCGACGGCGGCGGCGGCCTGGTGGATGCGTTCGGCGGGGAGGACGGCGAAGATGCCGAGGAAGGCCGCCGGGACGCCGAGTCCGACGAGGGTGCCGGCGAGTTCGCGCGCGCCGTACACGTGCGCCATCGTGAAGTCCGCGGGGAGCGCGACGCGCGTCGTCAGGACGATGATTCCCGCGACGACCATCAGCGCGCCGGCAGCGAACAGGCCTGTGCCGACGTACAGTCGCTCGGGGCTCACCTGCCCGCTGCGACGTTCGTAGGCGTCAGACAGGCTAGTCATGGGTAGTCATACGCTCGCTAGCCCTAAAAGCCACCGTCAGACACAGACCTATCAGTGTACTGTGGGGTGGTATCGAAAGGCCTAATCTTCGCCCTCTCGACCCGTCGAACATGGCTGACGACGAGGAAGAGGAGACGCAGGTGGAGCTCGGCCCGGAGACGCCCGTCGAGGGCGCGCCGCTCGCCCGCGTCGCCTCTCGACTCACCTGGGGGCTGGAGAAGAGCGAGGTCGTCCGACGCGAGGGCGACGTCGAGGTTCGAACCGCGGACGGCCCCGTCCGCCTCGCCGACGCCCTCGACGGCGTCGA
This portion of the Halocalculus aciditolerans genome encodes:
- a CDS encoding GMP synthase subunit A produces the protein MTRIVVVDNHGQFTHLEHRTLRDLGVDVELVDNDTPPEDVDADGVVLSGGPDIDRAGKSAEYVDFDGPVLGVCLGHQVIAAALGGEVESGDYGGYADVTIDIEDAGDPLLGSLAPETRVWASHADEVVDVPDGFAITASSDICGVEAMSDTDRDLYGVQFHPEVAHTERGEEVFENFIDICDR
- a CDS encoding DUF7097 family protein is translated as MKKTPTGTAVGVDDPYAHAGVCDHVTDDGKCRYAFDHPEHDRAFAAERRRDDFRCPAANDECAWRECPHYRSTGSSRECARCGLQERRNAHTDDRPLLEEHHLAYADERSKSAEHASGEAASDAGERHPVEESAEHASGEAASDAGEGELAHEITVFLCRWCHAKVHGSWARVDDDASPDPEALAEAEGRRSEELDELGFETAADRSEE
- a CDS encoding DUF5788 family protein, which gives rise to MKSYERAQLLERVERDGASVGVSMPDEVELDGEPFALREFVFEIKRLDGLPAEKQAELQAVKRRLRRARREREEELEEGDISYAEGEQLVEEVLGLSRALNALESLGGPGIEAEARASETADQKRWRSFLGDVLGWDDRRSRR
- a CDS encoding helix-hairpin-helix domain-containing protein → MSQNAEIAAVLDEIADYYEATGDDYRPQTYRRAANSVRDHPDPVEDLAEEGVDAVTQLDAVGDSIGEKIVEYVRTGSVEKLEDLREDLPVEMAELQRVEGVGPKTIKKLYDALGVTDLDDLEAAAENHEIRELDGFGAKSEENIRNHIEFARSVQGRQRLGDGRPVAEEVEETVLGFDAVDRAEVAGSTRRWRETIGDVDVLASSDDGDAVAESLEDWERVDEVIESGETKTSVRVAGLRVDVRVVVDDEFGSALQYFTGSKDHNITLRNYAIDQGKKVNEYGVFDVRRSGAPAVQSEADASDDVSDVDDPDSGQRVGDLLASKTEEAVYDALGLPFVPPELREDRGEVQAAAADALPDLVNEPDVRGDLHTHTDWSDGDDSLETMLDAAESRGFDYYAVTDHAEGPGVFGDSGLSDDDLREQFEVVRDAADDYDFTVFTGVEANVAADGTVGDVSDDVLAAADLVVASPHSGLGDDGGDQTDRLVRAVEHPSVDILGHPSGRLINDRPAMEFDASELAAAAADADTALEVNANPARLDLWGSAVQAAVDAGATVAIDTDAHSPVEFDHVTYGVHTAMRGWAEPADVLNTWTVDDVQAFLH
- a CDS encoding Mut7-C RNAse domain-containing protein, with the protein product MANHAYTPEETRVLLDVMLGSLARRLRMLGYDAAYALDRDVEADDAIHDLAREESRVLLTRDRDLAERTPESVLLTEQDVDDQLAELRDAGFELALDEPARCATCNGLLEEVDPETAPEHAPADVDRLWACTACGQHYWKGSHWTDVGERLEETR
- a CDS encoding DUF7139 domain-containing protein; translation: MTSLSDAYERRSGQVSPERLYVGTGLFAAGALMVVAGIIVLTTRVALPADFTMAHVYGARELAGTLVGLGVPAAFLGIFAVLPAERIHQAAAAVGGVLTLAGVAIFRAVYPYDWFSGLGIPSSGVVALIAVYAVGIMTVMWCLFTAIATFKRRNTPGGTVTMTFTRDGETHTVEVAEENIDDARAALSGGSFGGVGVFGDMDDVDDHHASTPSTDGGSTETLRTPGTPDAQNASTSTPAASTTSPEPSRSTDSTDAAGSAGPADTASAAGSTDAAGESASGGPGPDRYCGNCAHFDYVRTDEGLQPYCGLHDELMDDVEACSEWASNDGASERRRQGRDRL